A genome region from Fervidicoccaceae archaeon includes the following:
- a CDS encoding formate--phosphoribosylaminoimidazolecarboxamide ligase → MVSRYDAKRLSVATLASHTALQIAHGAKKEGLGTIVVGPRDRLSFYAEFGHLIDEFVEVSSWSSLCDEEVERRLRELNAIVIPHGSFVEYVGLSCAEQLEVPLFGLRPLFRVEAEQRRKMELLSSAGIPIPRIYEMGEELERPAIVKMPGAKGGRGYFLARSRAEVEEGLRRAVEEGLLRDASEALIQEYVVGVPAFFHFFRSVVRGRLELTGADIRYEANLDGLRRLPPSLAEGIEPSFVVVGNVPLTLRESLLPIVVEYGRRFVEATRALDPSGIVGPFCLESVITDELEIVVFEFSGRIVAGTNLYVAGSPYSWLYWDEPMSVGRRIAREIREAADRGALEVVVS, encoded by the coding sequence ATGGTCTCGAGGTACGACGCGAAGAGGCTCTCCGTGGCCACTCTAGCGAGCCACACGGCCCTCCAGATAGCCCACGGAGCGAAGAAGGAGGGCCTCGGGACGATCGTGGTGGGGCCCCGCGATAGGCTGAGCTTCTACGCGGAGTTCGGCCACTTGATCGACGAGTTCGTGGAGGTGAGCTCCTGGAGCTCTCTCTGCGACGAGGAGGTGGAGAGGAGGCTCAGAGAGCTCAACGCGATCGTGATACCTCACGGCAGCTTCGTCGAGTACGTGGGCCTCAGCTGCGCCGAGCAGCTCGAGGTCCCGCTATTCGGGCTGAGGCCCCTCTTCAGAGTCGAGGCCGAGCAGAGGAGGAAGATGGAGCTCCTCAGTTCGGCCGGCATACCGATCCCGAGGATCTACGAGATGGGCGAGGAGTTGGAGAGGCCAGCGATAGTCAAGATGCCCGGCGCCAAGGGCGGGAGAGGATACTTCTTGGCCAGATCGAGAGCCGAGGTCGAGGAGGGGCTGAGGAGAGCGGTCGAGGAGGGGCTGCTGAGGGACGCCTCGGAGGCCCTCATCCAGGAGTACGTGGTGGGGGTCCCCGCCTTCTTCCACTTCTTCAGAAGCGTCGTCAGGGGCAGGCTCGAGCTCACGGGAGCCGATATAAGGTACGAAGCCAATCTCGATGGGCTGAGGAGGCTTCCTCCCTCTCTCGCCGAGGGCATCGAGCCCTCGTTCGTCGTGGTCGGAAACGTGCCTCTCACCCTGAGAGAGAGCTTGCTGCCGATCGTTGTGGAGTATGGGAGAAGATTCGTCGAGGCCACGAGGGCTCTCGATCCCTCCGGGATCGTGGGGCCCTTCTGCCTCGAGTCCGTGATAACTGACGAGCTCGAAATCGTTGTCTTCGAGTTCTCGGGCAGGATCGTAGCCGGGACCAATCTCTACGTCGCCGGAAGCCCCTACTCGTGGCTCTACTGGGACGAGCCCATGAGCGTCGGCAGGAGGATCGCGAGGGAGATCCGAGAGGCGGCCGATAGGGGGGCGCTGGAGGTCGTGGTAAGTTGA
- a CDS encoding formate--phosphoribosylaminoimidazolecarboxamide ligase family protein — MWLARVATESLFASYLETISETSLREITWPAPAALRRAGFFIREPPTSRARCVASPRFKARSLLEGYERAGLSVAAIASHSALDVFDGAKDEGLKTIAICQRGREKTYFRFKRVVDHHVVLDKFSDIVRRDVVEELRRRSAIVVPNRSMAVYVGYDAIESSLPVPVFGNRYLLRWEERSGEKNYYRLLDEAGVRRPRVFSSIEEIDVPVIVKMPHARRRVERGFFVALDSDDLKRRLSKLEEAGIVRREDLARASIEELVLGAHFNVNYFVSVARGEVELLSVDRRIQTSLDGLLRLPADVQLRVSEVLGVEMVEIGHEAATVRESALERLFEVGDRVVEAAERLEPPGILGPFTLQLAITPDLDVVVFDVALRIGGGTNVYMGLGSQYSKLYFGRPLSLGRRIALEIRECAEIGCLEEIIT; from the coding sequence GTGTGGCTCGCTAGAGTGGCCACGGAGAGCCTCTTCGCGTCGTACCTCGAGACCATTTCCGAGACCTCTTTGCGCGAGATCACGTGGCCGGCCCCCGCGGCTCTGAGGCGCGCCGGCTTTTTTATCCGCGAGCCCCCGACAAGCAGAGCTCGGTGCGTCGCCTCGCCCAGATTCAAGGCCAGGAGCCTCCTAGAGGGCTACGAGCGCGCCGGCCTGAGCGTGGCGGCGATAGCTAGCCACTCGGCCCTCGACGTATTCGACGGAGCCAAGGATGAGGGCCTCAAGACCATCGCGATATGTCAGCGAGGCAGAGAGAAGACCTACTTCAGGTTCAAGAGAGTCGTGGACCACCACGTGGTCCTCGACAAGTTCTCCGACATCGTGAGGAGAGACGTCGTCGAGGAGCTGAGGAGGCGCAGCGCGATCGTGGTACCGAACAGGAGCATGGCGGTCTACGTGGGCTACGACGCGATAGAATCTTCCCTTCCAGTCCCGGTCTTCGGCAACAGGTACCTCCTCAGATGGGAGGAGAGGTCCGGCGAGAAGAACTACTACAGGCTCCTGGACGAGGCGGGGGTCAGGAGGCCTAGGGTCTTCTCCTCGATCGAGGAGATCGACGTGCCGGTCATCGTCAAGATGCCACACGCCAGGAGACGCGTCGAGAGAGGTTTCTTCGTTGCCCTCGACTCCGACGACCTGAAGAGGAGGCTGAGCAAACTCGAGGAGGCCGGGATCGTCAGGCGCGAGGACCTGGCGAGGGCCTCAATCGAAGAGCTGGTCCTCGGGGCTCACTTCAACGTCAACTACTTCGTCAGCGTCGCCAGGGGAGAGGTCGAGCTCTTGAGCGTCGATAGGAGGATCCAGACGAGCCTCGACGGGCTTCTGAGGCTCCCGGCAGACGTGCAGCTCAGGGTCTCCGAGGTCCTCGGCGTCGAGATGGTGGAGATAGGCCACGAGGCCGCCACCGTGAGAGAGAGCGCATTGGAGAGGCTCTTCGAGGTGGGAGACAGAGTGGTCGAGGCGGCCGAGAGGCTCGAGCCCCCGGGCATATTGGGACCCTTCACGCTTCAGCTCGCGATAACGCCCGATCTCGACGTCGTCGTCTTCGACGTAGCGCTGAGGATAGGCGGGGGGACCAACGTCTACATGGGCCTTGGGAGCCAGTACAGCAAACTGTACTTTGGGAGGCCCCTGAGCCTGGGCAGGAGAATAGCGCTCGAGATAAGAGAGTGCGCCGAGATAGGCTGCCTCGAGGAGATAATCACTTGA